A part of Betaproteobacteria bacterium genomic DNA contains:
- the lpxD gene encoding UDP-3-O-(3-hydroxymyristoyl)glucosamine N-acyltransferase: protein MKLREIVARFGGELLGAPETEVARIVPLERAGEGDLAFVSSPKQAKRLDTTAAGALIVGPQLRDATSRPRIVCANPYAYFARVSAVLHPAPAHAAGIHVGAVVEQGAEVDPSATVAAGAWVGAGAHIGARSVIESGVRVGVAVRIGEDCHLHPNAVIYHGCILGDRVGLHSGAVIGADGFGLAPDEGRWIKIPQVGRVILGDDVEIGANTTIDRGTLDDTVIEEGVKIDNQVQIGHNCRIGAHTAIAACAGIAGSTRIGRSCRIAGAAMIQGHIEICDGVTVSAATAIMKSIHEPGIYTSIYPFQEHRSWIRNAAHLRHMDSLAEKIKTLEKRLQELEGRLP, encoded by the coding sequence GTGAAGCTCCGGGAGATCGTTGCACGCTTCGGCGGCGAGTTGCTCGGCGCGCCCGAGACTGAAGTCGCGCGCATCGTACCGCTGGAGAGGGCAGGCGAGGGTGATCTCGCGTTCGTAAGTTCGCCGAAGCAGGCGAAGCGACTCGATACGACAGCAGCAGGTGCGTTGATCGTCGGTCCGCAGCTGCGCGATGCGACGTCCCGACCGCGCATCGTATGTGCGAATCCCTATGCCTATTTCGCCCGCGTGAGCGCCGTCCTGCATCCTGCTCCAGCGCACGCAGCCGGTATCCATGTCGGCGCAGTCGTCGAGCAAGGTGCGGAAGTCGATCCGTCTGCGACCGTGGCGGCGGGCGCCTGGGTCGGCGCCGGGGCGCACATCGGTGCGCGGTCCGTAATCGAGTCCGGTGTCAGGGTCGGCGTGGCGGTCCGAATTGGGGAAGACTGTCATCTCCACCCGAACGCGGTCATCTATCACGGTTGCATACTCGGCGACCGGGTAGGGTTGCACAGCGGGGCGGTGATCGGAGCCGACGGCTTCGGGCTCGCTCCCGACGAGGGGCGCTGGATCAAGATTCCTCAGGTCGGGCGGGTGATCTTGGGCGACGATGTCGAAATCGGCGCCAACACCACCATCGATCGCGGTACGCTGGACGACACGGTGATCGAAGAGGGAGTTAAGATCGACAACCAGGTACAGATCGGCCACAACTGCCGGATCGGCGCCCACACCGCGATCGCTGCCTGTGCTGGAATTGCCGGCAGCACACGTATCGGGCGCAGTTGCCGCATCGCGGGCGCAGCGATGATCCAGGGACATATCGAGATCTGCGACGGTGTGACGGTTTCGGCCGCCACCGCAATCATGAAATCCATTCACGAGCCGGGCATCTACACCTCGATATACCCGTTCCAGGAGCATCGATCATGGATCAGGAACGCAGCGCACCTCCGCCACATGGACTCTCTGGCGGAGAAAATCAAGACGCTCGAGAAGCGTCTGCAAGAACTGGAAGGGCGACTCCCATGA
- the fabZ gene encoding 3-hydroxyacyl-ACP dehydratase FabZ, which yields MEITEVLRYLPHRYPFLLVDRVVSLEPGKNIVGLKNVTINEPFFQGHFPHHPVMPGVLIIESLAQAAAILQFKSSDTLADDSYAYYFVGIDRARFRAPVMPGDQLVLNVELVRFMRGIWKFAARAKVGETLVAEAELMCTVRSLK from the coding sequence ATGGAAATCACAGAAGTCCTGCGTTATCTCCCGCACCGCTACCCCTTTCTGCTGGTCGATCGGGTCGTGTCGCTGGAACCAGGCAAGAACATCGTCGGGCTCAAGAACGTCACCATCAACGAGCCCTTCTTCCAGGGGCATTTCCCGCATCATCCGGTGATGCCGGGGGTGCTCATCATCGAGTCGCTGGCGCAGGCGGCTGCCATCCTCCAGTTCAAGAGCAGCGATACCCTGGCAGACGACAGCTATGCCTACTACTTCGTCGGCATCGATCGCGCACGCTTTCGCGCACCCGTCATGCCGGGCGACCAGCTCGTCCTCAATGTGGAGCTCGTGCGCTTCATGCGGGGCATCTGGAAATTCGCGGCGAGAGCAAAGGTCGGCGAAACGCTGGTTGCCGAGGCCGAGCTCATGTGTACCGTGCGCTCCCTCAAATGA